A window of Pseudomonas denitrificans (nom. rej.) genomic DNA:
GACCACGAGCACCCGAACAAGTACACCTCGCGCTACTTCGACTCGCAGAACGGCCCGCTGTACCCCTTCGGCTTCGGCCTGAGCTACACCGACTTCAGCGTCTCGGACGTGAAGATGTCGGGCAGCAAGCTGAAGAAGGGTGACCAGCTGACCGCCAGCGTGACCGTGAAGAACACCGGCAAGGTTGCCGGCGAGACCACCGTGCAGCTCTACCTGCGCGACGTCGCCGCGTCCATCAGCCGCCCGGTCAAGGAGCTCAAGGGCTTCAGCAAGATCCTGCTGCAGCCGGGCGAGTCGAAGGTGGTGCAGTTCCCGATCCGCGAGGAAGACCTGCGCTTCTACGACAGCCAGCTGCGCTACGCCTCGGAGCCGGGCGAGTTCAAGGTCTACGTCGGCCTGGATTCGGACAACGTGAAAGAGCAGAGCTTCACGCTGCTCTAAGCGTCACTCGCTGCTGCAAACTAGAACGCCACGGCTGACCCAGTCGTGGCGTTTTGCTTTCAGGCAGCTTTGGCTGCCTTGCGGGAGCAGAGCCCGATCAGCCAGCGCACCGCGCCTTGCACCAGCACGGCCAGTAGCGCCGCCTCGGCGAAGCTCGGCAGGGTGTCGTTGGCCGGCAGGCGCAACGCCAGCCACAGGCAGAACGCTGCGAAGGCCGGGCGCCCGCTGACCATGCCGCGCAGCAGGGCGATGACGAAGCCCGCGCCGTGCAAGCGCTGCGATGACACGCAGAGCACGATGGAGAGCAGCGGGAAGACCGCCAGCAGGCCGCTCCAGCTCGGCCCGGCCCAGCCGGCGAGGGCGGTGACGGCCAGGGTCAGCAACGCACCGGCGAGCATGCGCAGGCCCAGCTCGAAGCGGCCCAACGCGGCGACCGTGCCCGGCAACTCGGCGCGGGGCATGAACAGCTGGCTGGTCAGCGCGCCCAGTGCTGCGGCGATTAGCGCCCAGGCGGGCGCGGCTGGAAGTTGCGTCAGGGCCCAGGCAGCCACCAGCCAGGCGAGCATCGCGCCGCTCAGGGCCAGCGTCCAACGGTGCTTCCGGCACAACCAGGCATAGGCGAAGTTGAACGCTTCCGAAGCGAAGATCGCCGCCAGCGCCAGCAGCGCGGCCTGGGCGCCGAAGTCGCGGCCGTGCTCCACGGTGATGAGGTACAGGATGGGACCGGCGATGGCGGGCAGGGCGGCGAGGCAGCCGGCAACTGTCGGCCCCCACCAGCGCCCGGAGAGGGACACCAGTAGCAGGAACAGCGGAACCAGGGTGAGCTTGAGGGCGAGCATGGGCGAGGCCGGAAGGCGTGGAGGGCGGATTCTAGCAAGGCGCGCAGGCTTCGATTGCCCGCTTCGATAACCCGCGTCGATGGCGCCGATGGGGAAATCGAGTTGGACCTTGGCGCCGCGCGGGTGTCCATTGTGCAGGCCCACTGACGTTCACCCATCGAATCGAGAGGAAGTCCGTGAAGAGTCCGTGCATCAAGGTCTGCGAGTTCGAAGAGGGCATCTGCCTAGGCTGCGGCCGCAGCCGTGAGGAAATCAAGGCGTGGAAGCGTGTCGACCACCTGGGCCAGGAGGCGATCCTGGCCGAGGCGGACATGCGTCTGCTGGTGCTGGAGGCGCAGGGCAAGCGGCTATACCGCTGAGAGGCGCTAGACGCAGGGCGAATAACCCGGAACGGGTTATCCGCCGCATCCTCCACGGCGGATAACGCTGGCGCGTTATGCGCCCTACAGAATGTCAGCCGCGTGCCGCAGCCATCGCCCGCGCCGTATCCAGCATGCGGTTGGAGAAGCCCCATTCGTTGTCGTACCAGGCCATCACCTTCACCAGCCGGCCATTCACCCGCGTGTGGCTGGCGTCGAAGATGCCCGAGCGCGGGTCGTGGTTGAAGTCCACCGAGACCAGCGGCTGGCGGTTGAAGCCGAGGATCGTCGAGCGCTCGCTGGCGCGCTCCAGCAGTGCATTGACCTCCTGGGCGCTGGTGTCGCGGGCGACCTGCAGCGTGAGGTCCACCAGCGACACGTTGATCACCGGCACCCGCACCGCCAGGCCCGTCAGCTTGCCCGCCAGTTCCGGCAGCACCAGGCCAACGGCTTCGGCGGCGCCGGTTCTGGTCGGGATCATCGACTGAGTGGCCGAGCGCGCGCGGTACGGGTCGCTGTGGTAGACGTCGGAAAGGTTCTGGTCGTTGGTATAGGCGTGGATGGTGGTCATCAGCCCGTGTTCGATGCCCAGCTCGCGGTGCAGCACCTGGGCCACCGGTGCCAGGCAGTTGGTGGTGCAGGAGGCGTTGGAGACTATGCGGTGCTCCGCGCGCAGGGTGCCTTCGTTGACGCCGAACACCACGGTGGCGTCCACGTCCTGGCCGGGCGCGGAGATCAGCACCTGGTGCGCGCCGGCCTGCAGGTGAGCCGCAGCCTTGTCGCGGGAGGTGAAAAGGCCGGTGCACTCCAGCACGATATCCACCCCCAGGGCCTTCCACGGCAACTCGGCCGGATGGCGGATCGCCGTGACGGCAATGCGGTCGCCCTCTACCCTGAGGCTTTCGGCGTCGTGCTCGACGTGGCCGGCGAAGCGCCCATGCACGCTGTCGTACTGGAACAGGTGGGCGTTGATCGCGGCGTCGCCCAGGTCGTTGATCGCCACCACTTGCAGGTGCTGGCGGTAGGGGCCCGAGTAGAGCGCGCGGAGTACGTTCCGACCGATGCGGCCAAATCCGTTGATTGCCAGGCGTATAGTCATGAAGGTCGTCTCTTTTCTTTTGTTGTGGTAAAAACAATTAAATTTCCACGTTGATGAAAAGTAAACACCGAGTAATCAACGATAATGTTGTAAAAACAACAACCGATAGTCTGTAGGAGAATGCTGCCATGCACCCTCGTGTGCTTGAAGTCACCCAGCGCATCCAGGCCCGCAGCGCGGCCACGCGTCAGCGCTACCTCGATCTGGTCAAGGCAGCCGCCACCAAGGGTCCGCACCGCGGCATGCTGCCCTGCGGCAACCTCGCCCACGGCGTCGCGGCTTGTGGTGATTCCGACAAACAGGCGCTGCGGCTGATGAACCAGGCCAACGTCGCCATCGTCTCCGCCTATAACGACATGCTTTCCGCGCACCAGCCGCTGGAGCGCTTCCCGGAACTGATCAAGGACGCCCTGCGGCAGATCGGCTCGGTCGGCCAGTTCGCCGGCGGCGTGCCCGCCATGTGCGACGGCGTGACCCAGGGCGAGCCGGGGATGGAACTGTCCCTGGCCAGCCGCGACGTGATCGCCATGGGCACCGCCATCGCGCTGTCGCACAACATGTTCGACGCCGCGCTGTGCCTGGGCGTGTGCGACAAGATCGTCCCCGGTCTGCTGATCGGCTCGCTGCGCTTCGGCCACCTGCCGGTGGTGTTCGTGCCCGCCGGCCCCATGCCCACCGGCATCTCCAACAAGGAGAAGGCCGCGGTGCGCCAGCTGTTCGCCGAAGGCAAGGCCACCCGCGAGGAGCTGCTGGCCTCGGAGATGGCCTCCTACCACGCGCCGGGCACCTGCACCTTCTACGGCACCGCCAACACCAACCAGTTGCTGGTGGAAGTGATGGGCCTGCATCTGCCGGGCGCCTCCTTCGTCAACCCGAACACCCCGCTGCGCGACGAGCTGACCCGCGAAGCCGCGCGCCAGGCCGCGCGCCTGGCGCCGGAGAACGGCCAGTTCGTGCCCATGGCGGAGATCGTCGACGAGAAGGCCATGGTCAACTCGGTGGTCGCGCTGCTGGCCACCGGCGGCTCGACCAACCACACCCTGCACCTGCTGGCCATCGCCCAGGCCGCCGGCATCCAGCTGACCTGGCAGGACATGGCCGACCTCTCCGAAATCGTGCCGACCCTGGCGCGCATCTATCCCAACGGCCAGGCCGACATCAACCACTTCCAGGCGGCGGGCGGCATGTCCTTCCTGATCCGTCAGCTGCTCGATGGCGGCCTGCTGCATGAAGACGTGCAGACGGTGGTCGGCAAGGGCCTGCGTCGCTACATCCAGGAGCCTTTCCTCGACGACGGCAAGCTGGTCTGGCGCGAAGGCCCGGCGGCGAGCCTGGACGAGAACATCCTGCGCCCCATCGACAAGCCGTTCTCGGCCGAAGGCGGCCTGCGCCTGATGGAAGGCAACCTCGGTCGCGGCGTGATGAAGGTCTCTGCCGTGGCGCTGGAGCACCAGATCGTCGAAGCCCCGGTGCGCATCTTCCATGACCAGTCGAGCCTGGCCGCCGCTTTCAAGGCCGGCGAGCTGGAGCGAGACCTGGTGGCCGTGGTGCGTTTCCAGGGCCCGCGCGCCAATGGCATGCCGGAGCTGCACAAGCTCACGCCGTTCCTTGGCGTGCTGCAGGACCGTGGCTTCAAGGTGGCGCTGGTCACCGATGGGCGCATGTCCGGCGCTTCCGGCAAGGTGCCGGCGGCGATCCATGTGTCTCCGGAGGCGCTCAACGGCGGCCCGCTGGCCAAACTGCGCGACGGCGATGTGGTGCGCGTCGACGGCACTACCGGCGAGCTGCGCGTGCTGGTGGATGCGACGGAGTGGGATGCCCGTCCGCTCGTGGAAACCCCGCGCTGGATAACATGGGCATGGGCCGCGAGCTGTTCGCCTTCATGCGCAATGCCTTCAGTTCGGCCGAGCAGGGCGCCTGCAGCTTCACCGCCGAGCTCGACGGCTTGCGCTGAGACGCTCACCTGATGGAATCTTCTGCGCGGCGTTGACTGCCTGTCCGCCGCGCGGGAGAGCCTCCGGTGCTGTCCTACGCTGAATCTTTCCCCCCACTTCCAGGCCCGAGCCCACAATGATTTCCAACAACGCTCAGCCCGCCTCGAACGGCTTCGCCCTGGTCGGCGACATCGGCGGCACCAACGCCCGCTTCGCCCTGTGGCGCGGTGAAGTCCTCGAGTCCATCCAGGTCCTGGCCTGCGCCGACTACCCGCGCCCGGAAGATGCCGTGCGCGACTACCTGCAGCGCGTCGGCCAGCCGCTGTCGGCTGTCGACAACGTCTGCCTGGCCTGCGCCGGCCCCGTTGGCGCCGGCGACTTCAAGTTCACCAACAACCACTGGGTGATCAAACGCGACGCCTTCCGTGCCGAACTGGGCCTGAGTCACCTGCTGCTGGTGAACGACTTCAGCACCATGGCCTGGGCGGCTTCGCGGCTGTCGGAGGAACACCTGGTGCAGGTGCGTCCCGGCAAGGCACTGGAAGGCCGCGCCAAGCTGATCATCGGTCCGGGCACCGGCCTGGGTGTCGGCAGCCTGATGCCGCTGCCGGGTGGCGGCTGGGAAGTGCTGCCCTGCGAAGGCGGCCACGTCGACCTGCCGGTGACCTCCGAACGTGACTTCGCCCTCTGGCAACTGCTGCGCGAGAAGTACGGCCATGTCTCGGCCGAGCGCGTGCTCTCCGGCAGCGGCCTGGAAAACCTCTACCGCATGAGCTGTCAGCTCGATGGTGTGGAGCCGAAATGCGCGACTGCCGCCGAAATCGGTGAGCGCGCCATGGCTGGCGACGCCTACGCCGACGCGGTGCTGGAACACTTCTTCGTCTGGCTGGCGCGGGTCGCCGGCAACGCTGTGCTGACGGTCGGTGCGCTGGGTGGCGTGTACATCACCGGCGGCATCGTCCCGCGCTTCCTCGAACGCTTCCAGCGCAGCGGCTTCGCCGAGGCCTTCCGCAGCCGTGGCAAGACCAGCGGGCCGTACCTCGACCCGGTTCCGGTGTGGGTCATGACGGCGGATCATCCGGGCCTGTTCGGCGCCGGCGTCGCCCTGGAACAGGCGCTGCGCAACGAAGGCTGACGCACCGTTTCACCCCTGAAAACAACAAAAAGAAAGGACGCCCGAAGTGAACCAGCCTGCCCGATCCATCCTGCTGGTGGACGACGACCAGGAAATCCGCGAGCTGCTGGAAACCTACCTCAGCCGCGCCGGCTTCCAGGTGCGCAGCGTGGCCGATGGCGAGAGCTTCCGCCGCGCGCTGTGCGACGAGGACGCCGCCCTGGCGATCCTCGACGTGATGCTGCCCGACGAGGATGGCTTCAGCCTGTGCCGCTGGATTCGCTCGCACCAGCGCCACGCCTGCATGCCGGTGATCATGCTCACCGCCAGTTCCGACGAAGCCGACCGCGTGGTGGGTCTGGAGCTGGGCGCCGACGACTACCTCGGCAAGCCCTTCAGCCCCCGCGAGCTGCTGGCGCGGATCAAGGCGCTGCTGCGCCGTGCGCAGTTCACTCAGGTGCGCGGCGGCGAGGTCATCGCCTTCGACGACTGGCGGCTGGATACCATCAGCCACCGGCTGTTCCACGAGGACGGCGAGGAGCACTTCCTCAGCGGCGCCGACTTCGCCCTGCTCAAGCTGTTCCTCGACAATCCCCGGCAGATTCTCGACCGTGACACCATCGCCAGCGCCACCCGTGGCCGCGAGGTGATGCCGCTGGAGCGCATCGTCGAC
This region includes:
- a CDS encoding glucokinase, which produces MISNNAQPASNGFALVGDIGGTNARFALWRGEVLESIQVLACADYPRPEDAVRDYLQRVGQPLSAVDNVCLACAGPVGAGDFKFTNNHWVIKRDAFRAELGLSHLLLVNDFSTMAWAASRLSEEHLVQVRPGKALEGRAKLIIGPGTGLGVGSLMPLPGGGWEVLPCEGGHVDLPVTSERDFALWQLLREKYGHVSAERVLSGSGLENLYRMSCQLDGVEPKCATAAEIGERAMAGDAYADAVLEHFFVWLARVAGNAVLTVGALGGVYITGGIVPRFLERFQRSGFAEAFRSRGKTSGPYLDPVPVWVMTADHPGLFGAGVALEQALRNEG
- a CDS encoding response regulator, producing MNQPARSILLVDDDQEIRELLETYLSRAGFQVRSVADGESFRRALCDEDAALAILDVMLPDEDGFSLCRWIRSHQRHACMPVIMLTASSDEADRVVGLELGADDYLGKPFSPRELLARIKALLRRAQFTQVRGGEVIAFDDWRLDTISHRLFHEDGEEHFLSGADFALLKLFLDNPRQILDRDTIASATRGREVMPLERIVDMAVSRLRQRLRDTEKPARLIQTVRGSGYLLAAQVRPHLAGHE
- a CDS encoding DUF1289 domain-containing protein is translated as MKSPCIKVCEFEEGICLGCGRSREEIKAWKRVDHLGQEAILAEADMRLLVLEAQGKRLYR
- the gap gene encoding type I glyceraldehyde-3-phosphate dehydrogenase, with product MTIRLAINGFGRIGRNVLRALYSGPYRQHLQVVAINDLGDAAINAHLFQYDSVHGRFAGHVEHDAESLRVEGDRIAVTAIRHPAELPWKALGVDIVLECTGLFTSRDKAAAHLQAGAHQVLISAPGQDVDATVVFGVNEGTLRAEHRIVSNASCTTNCLAPVAQVLHRELGIEHGLMTTIHAYTNDQNLSDVYHSDPYRARSATQSMIPTRTGAAEAVGLVLPELAGKLTGLAVRVPVINVSLVDLTLQVARDTSAQEVNALLERASERSTILGFNRQPLVSVDFNHDPRSGIFDASHTRVNGRLVKVMAWYDNEWGFSNRMLDTARAMAAARG